In one window of Hymenobacter nivis DNA:
- a CDS encoding helix-turn-helix domain-containing protein, whose protein sequence is MQKRYISLDAAERTTLEAGRHHHPQHQFRARCQGLLWSADGQSVPALAALLNVSQGTVYGWFNRWEQGGLAGLANAKGQGRPAILQPADQQRVEAAVRANRQQLKDVTAVLRQELRKDFSALTLKRFLKSVGANGGASATG, encoded by the coding sequence ATGCAAAAACGCTACATTTCCTTGGACGCTGCGGAACGGACTACGCTGGAAGCTGGCCGTCACCATCACCCGCAGCACCAGTTCCGCGCCCGTTGCCAAGGCTTGTTGTGGAGCGCGGACGGGCAGTCGGTCCCCGCGCTGGCGGCCCTGCTGAACGTGAGCCAGGGCACGGTGTACGGCTGGTTTAACCGCTGGGAACAGGGCGGCTTAGCGGGCTTGGCCAACGCCAAAGGGCAAGGTCGGCCGGCTATCCTGCAGCCCGCCGACCAGCAGCGCGTGGAAGCCGCTGTGCGCGCCAACCGCCAGCAACTCAAAGACGTGACCGCCGTGCTGCGTCAGGAACTGCGCAAAGATTTCTCGGCCCTGACGCTGAAGCGTTTTTTAAAAAGTGTGGGGGCAAATGGCGGCGCTTCCGCCACGGGCTGA
- a CDS encoding nucleotidyl transferase AbiEii/AbiGii toxin family protein — MAHSMTLHQHPADFRALLAATAQHLGMADVLIEKDYWVTYVLRALADSPYREQVVFKGGTALSKAYGLLERFSEDVDLAIAGTEGWSNNQVKKLMDAAARHLTQGLETDPTAPGTSRGSHFRKTAHPFPTLLEKGPAWDSQLRTGAVLLEINAFARPYPSHWRPIQSYLGQFLAQQGQPEAVAEFGLAPFEVLTLALERTLTEKILALVRASAAPDPLQELAAKIRHAYDVHQILQQPPVAAFFASPAFAHLLEEVQADDARNQEFQGDWATRPLAQAPLFADGGRTWARLIPTYQDGFRKLVYGILPPAAAVGQTLALIGARLQVLAV; from the coding sequence TTGGCACATTCAATGACCCTGCACCAGCATCCCGCTGACTTTCGCGCCTTGCTGGCGGCCACGGCCCAACACTTAGGCATGGCCGACGTCTTAATCGAGAAAGATTACTGGGTCACGTACGTGTTGCGGGCGCTAGCCGATTCGCCCTACCGCGAGCAAGTGGTCTTTAAGGGCGGTACGGCCCTAAGCAAAGCCTATGGACTTTTAGAGCGCTTTTCCGAGGACGTGGACCTCGCCATTGCCGGCACGGAAGGCTGGAGCAACAATCAGGTAAAGAAACTCATGGACGCGGCGGCCCGGCACCTAACCCAGGGGCTAGAAACCGACCCCACGGCCCCCGGCACCAGCCGGGGCAGTCACTTTCGCAAAACGGCCCATCCGTTCCCCACCCTACTGGAAAAGGGTCCCGCCTGGGATTCTCAACTGCGCACGGGGGCCGTCCTGTTGGAAATCAATGCCTTTGCCCGCCCGTACCCGAGCCACTGGCGTCCCATTCAATCCTACCTGGGCCAGTTCCTGGCGCAGCAGGGCCAACCTGAAGCGGTGGCCGAGTTTGGCTTGGCTCCCTTCGAAGTACTAACCCTCGCGTTGGAACGGACGCTGACCGAGAAAATCCTGGCGCTGGTCCGCGCCAGCGCTGCGCCGGACCCCTTGCAGGAGTTAGCGGCAAAGATTCGGCACGCCTATGATGTCCACCAAATTCTCCAGCAGCCCCCGGTCGCCGCTTTCTTCGCCAGCCCCGCCTTTGCGCACCTGTTGGAGGAGGTCCAGGCGGACGATGCCCGGAACCAGGAATTCCAGGGCGACTGGGCGACGCGCCCCCTCGCGCAGGCGCCGCTGTTTGCGGACGGTGGCCGCACGTGGGCGCGCCTGATTCCGACGTACCAAGACGGCTTTCGCAAACTCGTGTACGGGATACTCCCGCCCGCCGCCGCCGTCGGCCAAACGCTGGCCCTGATTGGGGCCCGCCTGCAAGTGCTGGCGGTGTAG
- a CDS encoding sensor histidine kinase, whose translation MIFNSLDVRLLGRLVLLVAALAGGGYVTLHHAYGLAFGALVLLLILVLDLARYLTRGQQALSDFTLALKYRDFSRQYPAQSVPASLRPLHAAFNQVNATFRELRAEQEGQFQYLQTILALLDTGIVSYDAAGTVAWVNEAFKQTLHLPYLKNIKALQSRQPVLYEAICRALPGQPVVVKLTVGPQTVQLLVSATQFKLRGEAFTLLAFKNVSQALADTETAAWQQLLRVMTHEIMNSVAPITSLADSLGRHVQRARQQEASAELLDDLVTGIRIIQQRSEGLLRFAQVYRDFSTLASPQRTTLYVQELLQAIWQLLAEQLAAQGIEVTLSVRPAHLSLHADGHLLEQVLINLVLNAAQAVTQTPNPRISLRAWPDEQERVVIEVKDNGSGIPADVLDSIFIPFFTTRPNGSGIGLSLAKQIMQLHQGSIQVHSVEGTGSAFQLWFPPQLPSRGMGIPSFP comes from the coding sequence ATGATATTTAATAGCCTGGACGTGCGCCTGCTGGGGCGGTTGGTACTGCTGGTGGCCGCGCTGGCTGGGGGCGGGTACGTCACGCTGCATCACGCCTACGGGCTAGCCTTTGGGGCCCTGGTGCTGTTGCTAATCCTGGTCTTGGACCTAGCCCGCTACCTGACGCGCGGCCAACAGGCCCTGTCCGACTTTACCCTGGCCCTGAAGTACCGGGATTTTTCGCGGCAGTACCCGGCGCAGTCCGTCCCGGCATCGCTCCGGCCCTTGCACGCGGCCTTCAACCAGGTCAACGCCACGTTTCGGGAGTTGCGGGCCGAGCAGGAAGGACAGTTTCAATACCTGCAAACCATCCTGGCGCTGCTCGATACCGGCATCGTGTCCTACGACGCGGCGGGCACCGTGGCCTGGGTGAACGAGGCGTTTAAACAAACGCTGCACCTGCCTTACCTGAAAAATATTAAGGCGCTGCAATCCCGGCAACCAGTCCTGTACGAGGCCATATGCCGGGCCCTACCCGGCCAGCCCGTAGTGGTGAAGCTGACGGTGGGTCCCCAAACGGTGCAGCTGCTCGTGTCCGCCACCCAGTTTAAGCTACGCGGCGAAGCCTTCACCCTCCTGGCCTTCAAAAACGTGAGCCAGGCCCTGGCGGATACCGAAACGGCTGCCTGGCAGCAACTGCTACGGGTCATGACGCACGAAATTATGAACTCGGTCGCCCCCATTACTTCGCTGGCCGATTCGTTGGGCCGCCACGTGCAGCGCGCCCGGCAGCAGGAAGCCTCCGCCGAATTGCTCGACGATTTGGTTACCGGCATTCGCATCATCCAGCAGCGCAGCGAAGGGCTGTTGCGCTTCGCCCAGGTGTACCGGGACTTTAGCACCCTGGCCTCGCCGCAGCGCACCACCCTTTATGTGCAGGAATTGCTCCAGGCCATCTGGCAGCTCCTGGCGGAACAACTGGCTGCGCAAGGCATCGAGGTCACCCTCAGCGTCCGGCCCGCGCACCTCAGCCTGCACGCCGACGGCCACTTACTAGAGCAAGTGCTCATCAATCTGGTGCTCAATGCGGCGCAGGCAGTCACCCAAACCCCTAACCCGCGCATTAGCCTGCGGGCCTGGCCCGATGAACAGGAACGGGTGGTTATTGAGGTGAAAGACAACGGGAGCGGTATTCCCGCCGACGTGCTGGACAGCATCTTTATTCCTTTTTTCACCACCCGTCCCAACGGCTCCGGGATTGGGCTAAGTTTGGCCAAGCAAATCATGCAGCTGCACCAGGGCAGCATTCAGGTTCATTCCGTAGAGGGGACCGGCAGTGCGTTTCAGCTGTGGTTTCCCCCTCAGTTACCTTCTAGGGGTATGGGCATACCCTCCTTTCCGTGA
- a CDS encoding recombinase family protein: protein MGYKSLTEQYLDSVGLFQEAIVSLLATLAKQERVRLSEPTKAGMARRWAEGLPMGPPVKSAAVIEQIRALKVSGLSNYAISKALAISASTVAKYLTA from the coding sequence GTGGGATACAAATCGCTTACGGAGCAATACCTCGATTCGGTTGGGCTTTTTCAAGAGGCCATTGTTTCCCTGCTCGCCACGTTGGCTAAGCAGGAGCGCGTGCGCCTGAGTGAGCCCACCAAGGCAGGAATGGCTCGGCGCTGGGCGGAAGGGTTGCCGATGGGGCCGCCGGTCAAAAGCGCGGCGGTCATCGAACAGATCCGCGCGTTGAAAGTGAGCGGCCTTTCCAACTACGCCATCAGCAAGGCGCTCGCCATCTCCGCCAGCACCGTGGCCAAGTACCTGACCGCCTGA
- a CDS encoding Fic family protein, whose amino-acid sequence MSYAINPDRNQPWNGLPELPLVAEVVETVEILGQLVKARAALGRLQGRSAVIPNQGLLINSISLQEAKASSAIENIFTTDDELYKAYSEQATATTEGAPKEVLRYREALWHGHEYLRDRPAIDAGYFPQIYRQITQATDGIRPPSALIYIKQGGSGPNAGKAAYTPPRGKGILEAKLENLLAFLNDDARFPLDPVLKMAIGHFQFEAIHPFRDGNGRTGRVFNIHYLTHKGLLDYPILFLSRYIMDHKADYYALLAGVSQRGDWKSWLLYMLRAVETTATLTYDKINDLVAAKDAILQAVVTETQMERPEQLVNSLFTQPFTKVKHLTDERLYVENTARKYLNQLVDMGILAKKVISGHHYYQNLELHRILSE is encoded by the coding sequence ATGAGTTATGCAATAAACCCGGACCGGAACCAGCCCTGGAATGGCCTGCCGGAATTGCCCCTGGTGGCGGAAGTGGTGGAAACCGTGGAAATCCTAGGCCAATTGGTCAAGGCCCGGGCTGCACTGGGGCGGTTGCAGGGCCGGAGCGCGGTGATTCCCAACCAAGGGCTGTTGATTAACAGCATCAGCTTGCAAGAGGCCAAGGCGTCCAGTGCCATCGAAAACATCTTTACCACCGACGACGAGCTTTACAAAGCGTACAGCGAGCAGGCCACGGCGACGACGGAAGGCGCGCCCAAGGAAGTGCTGCGCTACCGCGAGGCCCTGTGGCACGGGCACGAGTACCTGCGGGACCGTCCGGCCATTGACGCCGGCTATTTCCCGCAGATATACCGGCAAATCACGCAGGCCACCGACGGCATCCGCCCGCCCAGCGCGCTGATTTACATCAAGCAGGGCGGCTCCGGCCCCAACGCGGGGAAGGCGGCCTACACGCCCCCGCGGGGCAAGGGCATCTTGGAGGCTAAGCTGGAAAACCTGCTCGCGTTCCTGAACGACGACGCACGCTTCCCCCTGGACCCGGTGCTGAAGATGGCCATTGGCCATTTTCAATTCGAAGCCATTCACCCGTTTCGCGACGGCAATGGCCGCACGGGCCGGGTGTTCAACATCCACTACCTCACTCACAAAGGGCTGCTGGACTACCCCATCCTGTTTTTGAGCCGCTACATCATGGACCACAAGGCCGACTACTACGCCTTGCTGGCGGGCGTGTCGCAGCGAGGCGACTGGAAATCCTGGCTGCTGTACATGCTGCGGGCCGTCGAAACCACGGCCACCCTGACCTATGATAAAATCAACGACCTGGTGGCGGCCAAGGACGCCATTTTGCAGGCCGTGGTGACCGAGACCCAGATGGAGCGCCCCGAACAGCTGGTCAACAGCCTATTCACCCAGCCCTTTACCAAAGTAAAGCACCTCACGGACGAGCGCTTGTACGTCGAGAACACGGCGCGCAAGTACCTCAATCAGTTGGTGGACATGGGCATTCTGGCCAAGAAGGTCATCTCCGGCCATCACTACTACCAGAACTTGGAACTGCATCGCATTCTGAGTGAATAG
- a CDS encoding recombinase family protein, protein MTAVLYARVSTKDKGQTNDNQLRELRVFAERLGYTVHQEYCDQESGGSAERLQFQQLFADAHQRRFDTVLF, encoded by the coding sequence ATGACAGCTGTCCTTTATGCTCGCGTCAGCACCAAAGACAAAGGCCAAACTAACGACAATCAGTTACGTGAGCTGCGAGTCTTTGCCGAACGGCTAGGCTATACTGTCCACCAGGAGTATTGCGATCAGGAAAGTGGGGGTAGCGCCGAACGGCTCCAGTTTCAGCAGCTCTTCGCTGACGCCCACCAGCGGCGCTTCGATACGGTGCTGTTCTAG
- a CDS encoding PIN domain-containing protein yields MIHSARFVAVLDACVLYPAPIRDLLLHLAAAHLYTPKWTSTIHAEWIRNLLLNRPDLRADQLEKTKAAMCAAFPDAEVVHFEPLIEGLTLPDADDRHLLAAAIRCQADVIVTANLKDFPAAALRPYDVEAQHPDAFVANLIDLNPKKAVEAFLLLVARLKNPPRTAHQILDNLRKVEMRSTADKLSNLL; encoded by the coding sequence ATGATTCATTCGGCCCGGTTCGTTGCCGTCTTGGACGCCTGTGTGCTCTATCCCGCGCCGATCCGGGACTTATTGCTGCACTTGGCCGCGGCGCACCTCTACACGCCGAAGTGGACGTCGACCATACACGCCGAATGGATTCGGAATCTGCTGCTCAACCGACCCGACCTGCGCGCCGACCAACTGGAGAAGACCAAGGCCGCCATGTGCGCGGCCTTTCCCGACGCGGAAGTGGTGCACTTTGAGCCCCTCATCGAAGGCCTCACGTTGCCCGACGCGGACGACCGGCATTTGCTGGCCGCCGCCATTCGGTGCCAGGCCGACGTGATTGTCACCGCTAACTTGAAGGATTTCCCGGCCGCGGCTCTCCGCCCATACGACGTAGAAGCCCAGCACCCAGATGCCTTCGTGGCTAATCTGATCGATCTGAACCCCAAAAAAGCGGTGGAAGCCTTTCTGCTGCTGGTCGCCCGACTGAAAAACCCGCCCCGCACCGCCCACCAGATTCTGGACAACCTCCGAAAGGTGGAAATGAGGTCCACAGCTGACAAGCTGAGTAATCTGCTGTAG
- a CDS encoding Zn-dependent hydrolase: protein MKRRTFLKNTSLTAMGVSALGLLASYSKPVGSGNTLTVNQQRLLTRLVELSKFGRNDQGHGYRVAFTQGDLEGRAWFMALMKKAGLDPAIDAAGNIIGKRKGKNPSLKPIAFGSHLDMVPDGGNYDGPLGSIGALEVIEVLNEHKTLTEHPLEVIIFANEEGGTIGSMAMAGRLTAAGLHQKSQSGLTMAEGIKAIGGNPDNISSCVRKKGDLRAWLELHIEQGGILARENVQVGVVEGIVGIVHWEVTVEGFANHAGTTPMNLRQDALLASARLIIAVNEVIGSVPGNQVGTIGKMDLTPGAYNVIPGKVVLGLEIRDLSAGKIETLFREIEKRAAAIALESKTTIRFARQANESQPALTNKALQQAVQASAKALGLSTKLMQSGAGHDSQEIAWIAPVAMIFVPSVGGISHSYKEFTKPEALANGANVLLQTILAIDKAKESSTHA, encoded by the coding sequence ATGAAAAGAAGAACCTTCCTTAAAAATACGTCTTTAACGGCAATGGGCGTCAGTGCATTGGGTCTACTGGCTTCCTACAGTAAACCTGTTGGTTCAGGCAACACGCTTACCGTAAACCAACAGCGCCTCCTCACCCGCCTTGTTGAACTGTCCAAATTCGGCCGGAACGACCAGGGCCACGGCTACCGGGTTGCGTTTACCCAAGGCGACCTGGAAGGCCGGGCGTGGTTCATGGCGCTGATGAAAAAGGCGGGGCTTGACCCAGCGATTGACGCCGCGGGCAACATCATCGGCAAACGAAAAGGAAAAAACCCCTCGCTCAAACCCATTGCCTTCGGTTCGCACCTGGACATGGTTCCCGACGGGGGCAACTACGACGGCCCGTTGGGTTCCATCGGTGCCTTGGAAGTCATTGAGGTGCTGAACGAACACAAAACGCTCACCGAGCACCCGCTGGAAGTCATCATTTTTGCCAACGAAGAAGGCGGCACCATTGGCAGCATGGCCATGGCGGGCCGGTTGACCGCCGCGGGGTTGCACCAAAAAAGCCAAAGCGGGTTGACCATGGCGGAAGGAATCAAGGCGATCGGAGGCAATCCGGACAACATTTCGTCGTGCGTCCGAAAAAAAGGGGACCTGCGCGCTTGGTTGGAATTACACATCGAACAAGGGGGCATTTTGGCGCGGGAAAATGTGCAGGTCGGCGTGGTGGAAGGCATTGTGGGCATTGTGCACTGGGAAGTTACCGTGGAAGGTTTTGCCAACCACGCGGGCACCACCCCCATGAACCTGCGGCAAGACGCCTTGCTGGCGTCCGCCAGACTAATCATCGCGGTCAATGAGGTTATCGGCTCGGTACCAGGAAACCAGGTGGGCACCATTGGCAAAATGGACCTAACCCCCGGGGCGTACAATGTCATTCCCGGCAAAGTGGTCCTGGGGTTGGAGATTCGGGATTTATCCGCCGGTAAAATTGAAACGCTCTTTCGGGAGATAGAAAAACGGGCCGCAGCCATCGCCCTGGAAAGCAAAACCACCATCCGGTTTGCTCGGCAAGCAAACGAATCACAACCGGCCCTCACGAACAAGGCACTGCAGCAAGCCGTCCAGGCCTCCGCCAAAGCCTTGGGTCTTAGCACGAAATTAATGCAAAGTGGTGCGGGCCATGATTCCCAAGAAATTGCCTGGATTGCTCCGGTGGCTATGATTTTCGTTCCCAGTGTGGGGGGCATCAGCCATTCGTACAAAGAATTCACCAAACCGGAGGCCCTGGCCAACGGAGCGAATGTGCTTTTGCAAACGATCCTGGCCATTGACAAGGCGAAGGAATCATCAACACACGCTTGA
- a CDS encoding sigma-54-dependent transcriptional regulator, whose protein sequence is MIPKHARILVMDDEPDVLFALKLLLKPEVREVVTEKNPELLLSLLRQQPFDAVLLDMNYRSGQATGNEGFYWLGRIREHDPTTAVILLTAYGDVRTAVRALKAGATDFLLKPWHNDQLLQTLAAALQPKTGSKSGGSPKKQAGPAVTTLLGESAAMQDVRAIIEKVAPTEANVLLLGENGTGKELVAKSLHEQSRRAAQSFVAADVAALSEGLFESELFGHTKGAFTDAQVSRVGRFEAATGGTLFLDEIGNIGLPQQAKLLTALQNRQVVPVGSNVPVPVDIRLLSATNAPLHALVARGTFRQDLMYRLNTVEITLPPLRERADDVHLLAQHFAQVYAARNRQPMPEFSAAALRKLREHPWPGNVRELQHAVERAVILGTGPVLLPADFSFRNPESAAASAAAATAAEHPLPLLAVEKNTIQQAIERHQGNLTKAAKELGLTRTALYRRLDKHDI, encoded by the coding sequence ATGATTCCTAAGCACGCCCGCATCCTGGTAATGGACGACGAGCCCGACGTGCTGTTCGCCCTCAAGCTGCTGCTCAAACCGGAGGTGCGGGAAGTCGTGACGGAGAAAAACCCGGAACTGCTACTTTCCCTGCTCCGCCAGCAGCCCTTTGATGCCGTGCTGCTCGACATGAATTACCGCAGCGGCCAGGCGACGGGCAATGAGGGCTTCTACTGGCTGGGCCGCATCCGGGAGCACGACCCCACCACGGCGGTTATCCTGCTGACGGCCTACGGCGACGTGCGCACGGCGGTGCGCGCCCTCAAGGCCGGCGCTACCGATTTTCTGCTCAAGCCCTGGCACAACGACCAGCTGCTGCAAACGCTAGCCGCTGCTCTCCAACCTAAAACCGGCAGCAAGAGTGGGGGTAGCCCCAAAAAACAGGCCGGGCCGGCCGTTACTACGCTACTGGGAGAGTCAGCCGCCATGCAGGACGTGCGGGCCATCATCGAAAAGGTCGCCCCGACTGAAGCCAACGTGCTGTTACTTGGCGAAAACGGCACCGGCAAAGAATTGGTCGCCAAATCCCTGCACGAGCAGTCGCGCCGAGCTGCCCAGTCCTTCGTGGCCGCCGACGTGGCCGCGCTCAGCGAAGGGTTGTTTGAAAGCGAGTTGTTCGGGCATACAAAGGGCGCGTTCACGGATGCCCAGGTCAGCCGCGTGGGCCGATTCGAGGCTGCCACCGGAGGAACCTTGTTTCTGGACGAGATTGGCAACATTGGCCTGCCGCAGCAGGCCAAGCTGCTCACGGCCCTGCAAAACCGCCAGGTGGTACCCGTTGGGAGCAACGTGCCCGTACCGGTGGATATCCGGCTGTTGTCGGCCACCAACGCCCCGTTGCACGCCCTGGTAGCCCGCGGCACCTTTCGCCAGGACTTGATGTACCGCCTTAATACGGTCGAAATCACGCTGCCGCCCCTGCGCGAACGGGCTGACGACGTGCACCTGTTAGCCCAGCACTTCGCGCAGGTGTACGCTGCCCGCAACCGGCAACCCATGCCGGAATTCAGTGCCGCTGCGCTGCGCAAGCTCCGGGAGCACCCCTGGCCCGGCAACGTGCGGGAGCTGCAACACGCCGTGGAGCGGGCCGTTATCTTAGGGACCGGCCCCGTGCTGCTTCCGGCCGATTTCTCGTTTCGGAACCCCGAATCAGCGGCTGCTTCCGCGGCGGCTGCGACCGCGGCGGAGCATCCGCTGCCGTTGCTGGCAGTGGAAAAAAACACCATCCAGCAGGCCATTGAGCGCCACCAGGGCAACCTCACCAAAGCGGCCAAAGAGCTGGGCCTTACCCGCACCGCCCTCTACCGTCGGCTCGACAAGCATGATATTTAA
- a CDS encoding DUF6624 domain-containing protein, whose protein sequence is MRHTYFAGVVVVLLVGCQVTRPAALSDYHAIRQELHRIYQRDQQIRTSIMAVGMDSPAAAPLFQQMHVTDSVNQVYVRQLLATTGWPARSQVGDTAARTVYLVVQHAGRATIAQHLPALRRLVRQGEAQATDAATMEDRLRMFSGKKQRYGTQAANWVRKDGTQVVWPVQHPARVNRDRQRVGFPTTVEQNAAELGAQYDPEERLPSPRVVMP, encoded by the coding sequence ATGCGCCACACGTACTTTGCCGGGGTAGTGGTTGTGCTGCTTGTCGGCTGCCAAGTCACCCGCCCCGCCGCTCTTTCCGACTACCACGCCATCCGCCAGGAACTGCACCGGATTTACCAACGAGACCAGCAGATTCGCACTTCCATCATGGCCGTGGGTATGGACTCGCCGGCGGCCGCGCCCTTGTTTCAGCAAATGCACGTCACGGATTCCGTGAATCAAGTGTACGTGCGCCAGCTGCTGGCCACCACGGGCTGGCCCGCCCGCAGCCAGGTGGGCGACACGGCCGCGCGCACGGTGTACTTGGTTGTGCAACACGCGGGCCGCGCGACGATTGCACAGCACCTGCCGGCCCTGCGTCGCTTGGTTCGGCAGGGGGAGGCCCAAGCCACGGACGCGGCAACGATGGAGGACCGCTTGCGCATGTTTTCGGGCAAAAAGCAACGCTACGGAACCCAAGCCGCCAACTGGGTGCGCAAGGACGGCACGCAAGTGGTGTGGCCTGTGCAGCACCCGGCGCGGGTCAACCGCGACCGTCAGCGAGTCGGCTTCCCGACCACGGTGGAACAAAACGCAGCCGAATTAGGCGCACAGTACGACCCTGAAGAGCGGTTGCCTTCCCCGCGCGTCGTGATGCCCTAA
- a CDS encoding helix-turn-helix domain-containing protein yields the protein MEAILERPSLRDQKVAGASLAHFAQAIKKKRSEAVTIRLQESEVAIAIPRKALELLEFILSSMAQGKALSLIPSDSELSTQQAADMLNVSRPHLVKLVEQGALPFKKVGSHRRIQLADLLAYEARQAAHQAQHLHFLAQQAQELNLGYE from the coding sequence ATGGAAGCTATTCTCGAGAGACCATCCCTACGGGACCAAAAAGTGGCGGGTGCCTCGCTCGCGCATTTTGCCCAAGCCATCAAGAAAAAGCGGTCGGAAGCAGTCACCATTCGGCTGCAGGAAAGTGAGGTAGCCATTGCCATCCCCCGCAAGGCGTTGGAATTGCTGGAGTTTATCCTCTCCAGCATGGCCCAGGGCAAGGCCTTGTCGTTGATTCCCTCTGATTCGGAACTCAGCACCCAGCAAGCGGCCGACATGCTCAACGTCTCCCGCCCCCACCTGGTCAAGCTCGTGGAACAAGGTGCCCTGCCGTTTAAAAAAGTGGGGAGCCACCGCCGGATTCAACTGGCCGACTTGCTCGCCTACGAAGCCCGCCAAGCGGCCCACCAGGCCCAGCACCTGCATTTCCTGGCCCAACAAGCCCAGGAGCTTAACCTGGGCTACGAATGA
- a CDS encoding IS630 family transposase translates to MKPAQDPDDYAFKAHQLRQVQELEQAGALDLFYGDESGFCLTSAIPYGWQFPGEHVATQPRHSQRFNVLGLFNATTNELHTAAREGSVDAAFVIDTLDAWVATRTRPTVLVLDNARLHHTAAFQARLQDWEDRDVHIFYLPTYSPHLNKIETLWRKVKYEWLRPEAYADFKTLKTAVWHILDRVGRQFTIQFAT, encoded by the coding sequence CTGAAACCGGCCCAGGACCCGGACGACTACGCCTTCAAAGCCCACCAGTTGCGCCAGGTGCAAGAGTTGGAGCAAGCAGGCGCGCTTGACCTGTTCTACGGCGATGAATCCGGCTTTTGCCTGACCTCGGCCATCCCGTACGGCTGGCAATTTCCCGGCGAACACGTTGCCACCCAGCCCCGCCATAGCCAGCGCTTCAACGTGTTGGGCTTGTTCAACGCCACCACCAACGAGTTGCACACCGCCGCCCGTGAGGGAAGCGTGGATGCGGCCTTTGTCATTGACACGCTCGACGCCTGGGTCGCGACCCGCACCCGGCCCACGGTACTGGTCCTCGACAATGCCCGCCTGCACCACACCGCCGCGTTTCAAGCGCGGCTGCAGGACTGGGAGGACCGCGACGTGCACATTTTCTACCTGCCCACCTACAGCCCTCACCTCAACAAAATCGAGACCCTCTGGCGCAAAGTCAAATACGAGTGGCTGCGGCCCGAAGCCTACGCCGATTTCAAAACCCTCAAAACCGCTGTGTGGCACATTCTCGACCGCGTTGGCCGCCAATTCACCATCCAATTTGCAACCTGA
- a CDS encoding outer membrane beta-barrel protein, with the protein MKYLLNSFAIGGFVLLGATAARAQIRFSGGPLAGLTVATAHFTRPSSASGTSSDLYRMGFAAGLTGAVESGHFALVPSALYCQEGFHTHQEDSGSFSSENNVRLDYLKFPLNLTYCLRATGQGPRVFAGGYVSFLQGGRQSLAVQVGANSSGGAERPVVAGDTFVGGSGNYYAHSTDAGLQGGLGYLAGGVLVQASYSVGRRNIAADQYPAGGAAANGTLYNRSFQVAVAYLFGTVSENGKPAH; encoded by the coding sequence GTGAAATACCTGCTTAACTCTTTTGCCATTGGTGGCTTCGTGCTACTTGGCGCTACGGCTGCCCGGGCACAGATTCGGTTTAGCGGCGGTCCGCTGGCCGGGCTCACCGTCGCCACGGCGCACTTCACCCGCCCGTCCAGTGCGTCGGGCACCAGTTCTGACCTTTACCGCATGGGCTTCGCGGCGGGCTTGACCGGTGCCGTGGAGAGTGGCCACTTCGCCCTGGTGCCGAGCGCGCTCTATTGCCAAGAGGGCTTCCACACCCACCAAGAGGACTCCGGGAGCTTCAGTTCCGAGAACAACGTGCGGCTCGACTACCTGAAGTTTCCCCTAAACCTCACGTATTGCTTGCGGGCCACGGGGCAGGGGCCCCGCGTGTTCGCGGGGGGCTACGTAAGTTTTCTGCAAGGGGGTCGGCAATCGCTTGCCGTGCAGGTCGGGGCGAATTCTTCCGGCGGCGCCGAGCGCCCGGTGGTGGCCGGTGACACCTTTGTGGGCGGGAGCGGCAACTATTACGCCCATTCCACGGACGCTGGCTTACAAGGGGGGCTGGGCTACCTCGCCGGTGGGGTGCTCGTGCAAGCCAGCTACAGCGTGGGACGGCGCAACATAGCGGCCGACCAATACCCCGCCGGCGGGGCAGCGGCGAACGGTACCCTGTACAACCGGTCGTTTCAAGTGGCGGTGGCTTATCTGTTTGGGACCGTCTCGGAGAACGGAAAACCAGCACACTAG